The window aatgctcaaaagaaaaggcATCTtgttcttttgagcgttttacccacgatcacttttgccgatttttcttgaagtttatgaaAAGATTagctcactttaccttgcttccgaagggcgatcgctaagcggatgtttggtataaatcaaatttcaccaaacctttagaaaagtcgttgacaaaaatattttgctgatggtggtaataacgacgcttatgaattacgaaaagttgaggtttacctctatggcttggaataaagtgattttctaaagcgataacaactgtttcggtagccgttgggaaaaaacagttcgagttaacagggttaagttcgagttatctatggCAATtcatcattacgtgggaacggaccaaagaaactgttcgagttaaccatgtgttcgagctatccgtgggcgagttatccatgtttgactgtattttacacatacaacacagcaaagtaagacatggtgaaccttttgataccaaataactgtaataactgtaatgtgaatttggttgcaagtcaacctttaatagttCTCTTACATCACTAAAACctttttgcataaaaatttaTAACTGTGACTTTTACTTCATCAGTATGCATAGATTATTAGATAAGAAGTTGTTTTCCCTTGGTCCATTGTATGCAGTTTATGAGataaaaagatttaaaagaATATTGGAGTATATTGATGCTGATGCAAATCGGTGTAGCACTGTTTTGCTGCACCGGACTGTAAAGATGCTAGCTTTACAGTCCCTCATTACTTTTATGTGTGTTCATTCCTTAAATGTACAATAAGTGTTTATCAAGCAAATATATTAGTGGAAGCAGGTGTGACTAATGGATTTAGCCACACCTGTTTAAACTGATAATGAACTCTGGTAATATCTGAACTCTGATAGTGCAGCAACATTTCATTTGGAACATGTTAGATATTTAAGGCAAAAATAGATTTAAGAAAACTTTATGTAATGGTTCATAGTGAGATGAAACATTTTTgtatcagtttttttattacatattcaGTTAGTCGAGGATCGTGTTGAACTAACAAATAGCTCCTAGTCCACAAGCtattccttgtttgcattaagACTGCAATACTTTGTATAGCAGTAGTTGTTAACTAGATATGTTCTACTACAGTAGCTACTCGTTTCAGGCTCCGAGAAGATCCGCAAGTACTGGTCGCACTATTACAAAGGAGCTCAGGGGGTGATATTTGTGGTAGATGGCGCCGGGGAGGCCTCTGAGTTGGAGACAGCTCGAGCCGCCTTAGTCGAGGCGATGGATGATCCACAGCTTTCTGGGTTACCCATTCTACTGTTGGTAACGCATCAGGATGTTGAAAGAACGCATCCAAAATCAGCCAATGAGGTTTGTCTAACTGCAATTTAGTTTCTCAAGTAACAGCCATGTTTATTTTTGGAAGCTTCAAAGAGCATCAAACTTAATTAAAACTAACATTTCATTCATTTTTCTGTGATTATTTGAAGAATCTGACCTGGAATGACCAGATGCCAAGCCATAGGTTGGCATCTGGTCTTCCGTTACTCAATTCAAGTCGGCAGTGTTCAATTATTTTGGATAGGGATGATGTCATAACATTGGGGGTTTCATCAATAAATACAgctttattttgtgttttgaaaaatacTGAAGAATAATGCAACTAATAGCCATTCAACTCCCATTCCGGTTAATACACCACAAACATGCAGCTTCAAGAGCTGATGTGATCACGCTCATTTCCTGGCAAGCTAACAGAGACATTTTCACTTAGGCCGTTACAAGCCAACCGAAAGGTCTTACTCAGATTAATGCTTTGCACCATTAAAACAGTTAATGTCACCATTAGAACAGTTAATGTCATTTCATTTGAACTGGATGAAGTGCCAACTTTTGTAGTTGCTAAAAGCCTAAAACTGTTGACTGGGTGTAAAGCCTTTGTTAACTATACTAACTCAGACTATAGTGTGTagttattactatatactaCCATCGCTTTTTAAGACTTTTGCTTTTCACCATCGTGTTCCAATAATTGCTGCTTCTTTACAAGTTTCATAATCATTTGGCCATGGCATTTCTAAAGAACTCTTATTACTGACCTCTACAATTGCTTCAATGTACATTGCCATTAAATTATTTGGGCTATTATAGttgaacaattttattttatgcatGGAAAACCTGCCTACCTGATCATTACATAGCCTGTGGTCATTATATGGCATATAAAATTGTGTTTTCAAGTGATTTAGAGCAATCTTCGGTTTGCCACTTCAACTCAGCACCTTGTGAATctataaagcttttattaatgttatttATTGAAAACTCTTGATTAGGTCAATAAATTATCAGTTGGCATTCCTAGCCTTTAAATGGTGTAAGGAGTAATGTTTATCACTGACATCACTAGCAGGTGCTTCCAATGGTGACACATGTTATTGTTTTGTcttatccttcgttttttcgtgacatcattttatcgttggcggccatctttatagacaattttagcattaaaaacacgaagcttttgcaatgaacttttgaaaacgatgcttttgtttacaatttttttattattgtatcaaAACAataccaaaaagtactattaaataaaaaaacgatcgttttttacaaatatggcggctttttcgtgaacgagcacATGTGCAAACGaattgatgacgtcaaaaaagcGATGGATTGGTTATTCTAGTAGAGACGAACATCCTTTTTGCATTTCGAAAAGAGAACAAAAACTATGCTTATCATTATGCTCATTTTTCGTTTGAGAAAAAAACCgacatacagtgaaacatggataactcgaacttcacgggaccgagtgaacgtcttcgaattatcagagcgttcaagttatcagagcactgtcacaagtccatgtatttacttatttattagtagatacatgtacatatacaaactataatataaatcaaaagcacaaatggcttgtttcaatttaaatgcttctaatgtaaagttaaaacgtttttatcaaaaagtatagagatttttttatcacttgagattggtttgttgtttgaggtgatgttattgccaggacgttttttagattgacattggcaaaacttgatcgttgttgaaatgctcaaaagaaaagacatctttttcctttgagcgttttacccacgatcaattttgccgatttttcttgaagtttatgcaaagattacctcactgtaccttgcttccgaagggcgatcgctaataTAATATCGCTAAtataagcggatgtttggtataaatcaaatttcaccaaacctttagaaaagtcgttgacaaaaatattttgccgatggtggtaataacgacgcttatgaattacgaaaagttgaggtttacctctatggcttggaataaagtatAACAACCGATTTagtagccgttgggaaaaaacaGTTCGGTTAAGTTAACaatgttgagttcgagttatctatagcaatttctcattacgtgggaacggaccaaagaaaccgttcgaattaaccatgtgttcgagctatccgtgggcgagttatccatgtttcactgtattttgaaAAATTGTCTTCAACATCCAGTTTGCGTTGATTGAGTGAAATACAAAGAGAGTTGTTCTATTAAAATGACCACTATCATAGAGGATGATTTTGCCCGATTGTCCAGTCTGGTTTACCAAAAATAAATAGGCAAGACACCCTTTCAATGTCGTCATTTGTAGTGGCACCTAAGCTTGGAATATTGCAGTCTAAGCAATCGTACCCTCTGAGACAAGTTAAATAGCAAAAAGGTCTCATCAAGTTGCCAACAAACTTGCAGCTAAAGGGTTatgactaccctaggacacttatatttcgctagtatttagtttcgtgagtagcgcacagagtaaaatttcgctgcaacttaatttcgtggctctgatgagtgcgaataTATAGtcgtgtgaaaataaatgcagtggaaaaaaaattacattcctcaggtccagttcactaataagaaaaaaattcaatttgggaatagtttgtatttgtaaaccacaggttgaaatgtgtgggtgagatcggcaattcaatttgatcacttgctgacatttgtttcttagactatcaatgacgtctaggtccctcctgccgtgactttcacactctaatcccaagaagaagaaaatagataggtaacaaccaacttcacaaccaaaactgtataacccttacgttgccataaacgcatttatgcgttttctaggggtcactgacataaacgcattttctgactttctcagcaattgtctggtaacctgattttattatttgttgaccacataacccacggtctttaagtgttttatgaaattgactgtgttgtccgaagatttctctataaaatcagcctaaaacgacgaagcaattttaaacttttgtttgagaatttctaatctaaaacgaacatttttctgtgagttcattaactaccccgcgtgagtcataaaacaggtaattagttgttgatgacataatagccagtttagattttcgtgattatacagataattaaagtagaacttgaaaaatactgtatacatatcatgaagcaatatcggcaatttcggtaaaatggctggcactaggccggtaacgaatttgtacatgattggcagtgaaagagataatgtggttggacctgatgagggttgatattgtttttggatagtaataaaatttatcactgcaataattattcttcaattttacgacttcacctaccagactttcatttTCACCAGtcacaaattcggtgactaaactgatattgctttgccatgctgctcagttggtgtattagctataatgagtttaccagaaatttcccatttatcctaaccacagacgaaagttgcctgcatttctagtattacgattttattgtggatatcaatgaacaaagctatttaacttcgcgttttcgctcgttcgttatgatagtttagtttcgctcattaaattttcgcgaaaggattacaccgcgaaaacgcgaaagttagatgccgcgaatacataagtgtcctagggtaggatAGTTTATACAGATCAAACTCCACATAGACACTTATAAGTCAGCTATCATAGGATAGTTTATACAGATCAAACTCCACATAGACACTTATAAGTCAGCTATCATAGGATAGTTTATACAGACTTAACTCCACATAAGCACTAATAAATCAGCTATCATTGGATAGTTTAAATACAGAGCTAACTCCACATAGACACATTAATTCATCAAGGAGTCAAAATTTGATAATAGCTGAAGTCAGGTTAGGCAAAAGGAGCCAACAGTAAGCTAAGAGCAAGTCAGAAAGTCTTTCTCAATCGCCAAAAATTACAAATGTAGCTTTTGACCAAACAAGTGAATGTTTACCATGAGTAAGTTACAATGTTCTACATAAATGAGTTGTTGTTTATTAAGACCAGCTCAACATATGCTGGTTGTTGGCATTCTCAGCTTATCTCAATGGCTTTCTAATTGCATTTGAATCCACCCTTTTCTTAGATGAATCATTAGTTCCTTCCGCGGAATTGATTctaaataactattttatttgaTCTCAAGATCAGGTTCAAGTTCTGCCAAGCAATAAACTTACACCGAGTGCTATCAATTAATCTAACTAGACGCAGTGCAAGACTTCTGTGATATTGGTGCAGTCAATTGACCATGTATCACTCTGTAATATAATGTGATCGTGTAAAGGTACATGCAACTATCAGTGAACAAGGTACTCAACAAACAGTCTACTCACTTCATTTCGTGTATGGTCACGGAAAAAAGAATTTGTAGCATAAATCAAAGTTATTAAAATCCATTTTTCCTGTTGCATATAggaataccataaaacctttaattgaacgccacctctatttgaacgctacctccaattgaccaccaccctGAGAGAGGGGTTGAAAAAAAGAGccccactctccaattgaacgccgcctccattTGACCATCACTGGCATTACTTGATCATTACGAGCCCATATCAACTgaccagtagaaaagtgtccacaaaatcgtattaataattaatcgtttatatcaataacaattaattcccccgttgtccaattccaaagcttttcattttttgtttgttaaaactttgaaagcaacaccatagcaataatcaataacgatctcaggctagtagtagctctctgtttacCGTGGTCTTTCTACtttgaagtagcctacatatatataaaaagcagCATAAATTTACGATGGTCGTTGAACTTTCAAAAgagcaccatagaaataattactgtgtcaggctaatagcggttccttgtttaatgcagtCATGATACTTTTAAGTACatatacatctacatatataaaaaaaaatggCTAAACTTACGATGGGAGATGGAAATTTGAAAgcaatgccatagaaataactattaactgtctcaggctagtagtagttccttgtttaacacagtcctaatacttcgaaggacGTGCGTATAAAAACCGGTTCGCAAGTTTTGTGCCGAAGGTTACGTTTACTGAGCTTAATTTtattgtgctaaatgcagcgtgttaaagttttgctctgtcaaaaattgtttggatgctaatatcgactagttagcagtgcagaagaagagagatgccagaagatattgtggaaggtattggacaaatagaagatgttcgttccatcgaatgtaacaatcagaacgcagctatccgagcaaactatggaaatattttggttttaaaaacgttaatttttgtttctgcatgtaatataagtatgattcgtttatgtcacttgttcatgaatatatatatatatatgtatcatttgatagattattattgtgcagacttatatatagagttacaaatatgcagatttacagcatgatatttaatagcatctttgCGGCTATTTTAACGTGGCtcacaatggatcgatgctcataactctacttctattacatataaaaagccagttttggctgtaaactgtagcaaacatatcagggAGTGCAATGAGTCTTTATTCAACAATTttgaatatagatataaaataaaaatatgtcatcaaatttaaaatgaaataaaaattggaaataccaacaaattgcaaagaaggacacaggctataatatcatcgcaggtcaattgcaagcaatagatatcaactggtagagatatttctcggattctcgatgcacatttattaagaggtctttgacaagttagaggtaagttaacagatttattgcatccaaaaggttgaatatcgctccaccgaaaaaaaagagcaaaatataagcgacattcgcttcgctcgtaatagggctaaatttatctttcgaaatttctgatgagccatttgaaaaatagaccgccagcctctattcgAACACTATAGAGgagaggttgaaaaatagaccaccatggcattcaattagaggttttacggtatatgcatgtatgttattgttttaaataagAACATTAGTacttatcattattataatgatAACCACCAGTGTtcctatatatattttctatatgtTTAAACCCCACAGCCTGCTGAAATCAGATGCATGAAACTGGCAGTAGTCGAAAAACATAGCAAAAGATCAACAAATTTTCTGTTGTAGTTTTTTGTACTGAATTAAGCTCATATCTCCAACATCTCAGTGCCTAAACCATTGTCTAAATCAATCTTCTACACTCGATTGCATGCTGCTACCTATCGCTATATTGCTATGCAGCTTGTGCCACTGCTGAAAGCTTTGTTGAAACTTGGGGCATTAGTCAACGAGTTATGGTGGCAGTCGCAGTTTTACTTTAATGAATAATTTCATATTTTGTCTGACCTTTTTAGCTGTATACAGTGTTAAAGCTCATCATCTGTGACTGTTACGATTTGTCTATTTATAATTGTCATTGCTTGTAGATGTCAGAACTATGGGGCCTCAAAGAGCTATATCCTGAGAATATTTCGATCTACAGCACATCTATCAAACATATCGGTCAACTAAAAGCTGCATTCAATGCATTTGGCAACATTCTTGTACATGGAACTACTTCCCCGACTGATGTTCAGGTATCTTAAAGATCTGGCAATTGTATGGAGAGAGAACTTTCGTCCTATTGAATAAACAACTTTAAGCCACAAGAACAAAATATGATATTCAAATGCTTTATATGTTATGTCCATGTGTTATATCATGCTTTACGATTGACAATCTCATGACTCCCTCCGTAAGTCTAGATGTTCACTTGTATTCCTTAGCTGTGTAAACTGGCCTACAAATAATACTAATTCTTCCAGAGATAACCATAACAGCTTAATCCAATatctttattttacatttttttcgtttttgtcaTCCGTCTTGAAATTGTGTtgtcaagtttttttatttccaCATTGTAATAATGCCATTTTCTATTCCATCCATAGATTTTTAATCTCCAAATGACATTTTGCTATTTCTgaacaatattttttgttgttcatGCTAGTGCAAGTTTGTATGTTTTCACATATTTAAATCATTGGTGTATCATTCcagatataaaataaacttttaactGTATTAAGTCTGATCATGAAAATtgcagaaaataaaaaaatattttggctaGATATGTGAAATGACTGCTCCATGCCTGTAATCaaatacagacggttcccaacctacgaacgcgttacgttccgaacgattgttcataaggtgaatttgttcgtaagttgcttcagtgctatattttgtaatataatttatgtttaaggcctatataagtatattgaaggtttatataagtatgtttaaggcttatataattaacctgtattggttggtactgaaaaaaatttaataaaatggaaataatactttggtggacgccgggccatgacactgcatttcttatttattgtatgtcttgtcctttctattatattgttgttttaatcgttatgctatcacttatcgttgttgtcatattttttgtatgtgttgtccgtttattatatcgttgtttcactcgttatgctattgttatatctgatataccgtcataacactatcacttatcgtcacttagattgttgtcataccaacgcgctagcggtcctattcattcaccttgttagccggtgttcttaccgtttgccgttagccagAACGGTTGATAtttgtacagtcatacttcaacttacgagcttaatgcgttccgagactgagctcgtatgtcaatttacttgcatgttggtgcaattaatttatatatagaacaattaaatatatattgattggtttccatactctaaaaaaaggcaaataaaacactcaaaacaagatgttgtaacagaaagaacatgttggctattgtccttacgtactacatgctttcaaaaagcaacaaataaaaaataatgcaaggaaatgtgattaattaaaatgtaaaattaaatacatacaatagcagttaacactcgcatttgccagggagggagatataagttatccttcgttacaacagttgactttgataaatttagattttatcaaagtgttaaaagacaaacttagaagcaaacctaaaagcaaactttcattttcaactaaacgtaattaaaatttcttcggcgttcatagtttgaaatttctcactggttagcgagaaatctttcctttttttcgctttcacgactagccggccgttttaagataaacctatctaaggacgtttgcctttgtcgcccttgcaacatgttgcgattaggacgaacacaggtgtcgtcacaaatggttaacacacgatcactagccaacttgtccgaatgtctattaaacagtttggatagatagcgccggccttttcacattgcatcgtttcagttacgctgtcaccggccaattgtttgtccaatgccatcagcggtcgtgaagatcgctgcaccgtttagaaactatggctagtccttttgcgaactaaatgccctgaatataatccttctgtttgataattatgaatgtatttctgtcatattgccgagctatctgaatcacgcatacacatttcgcatatttttcaatacttttccgtttaatatcgactgttatcatttgctttttctttgtattatctttcattttactggcaaactttcggtctacgcacagtacttttaattcacataattctgcacagaaaatcgtgcacaaaaaaacacggtacaacagtataacctgagcagttgaaaaatacagagtgatgctgttctaataaaacacctccggcatacttggcaactcactcaagtgctcgtatctcaaacatggctcgtatgttagtgctaaaacttgctagaaagctggctcgtatcttaagtttctcgtacgttggagcactcgtaagttgaagtattactgtatataaatgagtgcgctCATTTGAGCGTTGAACGTTTGAGCGTtaagcagagcagatagccgtatgctcctcggctggtgaaatttccttcgctaattaaaagccGAATGAAATTACAGGCACTTtcttatctttatttattagtaaagaTCTTGCctagtaaaggccggcaaatctctttacaatacgtatgtaaagttcaaacaaataattcgaaagttaatcgagttacgaacaacgtacacgcgttcgtatgtaccgttgttcgtaactcgaatgttcgtaagtagggaaccgtctgtagtTTGCTATTCTCTCTCTTAATTAGGTTGATGCAATACTTAAATACCACTGGCAACTAACCAGTCTAGAGATTATCATGTGTTTGTGAGGAAAGCACGAGGGGGGGTGGCCTCGATAAAGATGCACGAATCAAGTGTTAGCTATTAGAAGCTGCCCTACTAATACAGGCCAACCATTGTTTTCAACCACAATCCATTTTAGAGGGCAGTTCAAAAAT of the Watersipora subatra chromosome 4, tzWatSuba1.1, whole genome shotgun sequence genome contains:
- the LOC137393830 gene encoding ADP-ribosylation factor-like protein 15, which gives rise to MDNLRLAYAACRIGFYRLTNRITGRVPPPSKPHKHVVCIGLNNSGKSAALSLAAGEQIDQLQPTEGFHIKDVELTDCILTVKEIGGSEKIRKYWSHYYKGAQGVIFVVDGAGEASELETARAALVEAMDDPQLSGLPILLLVTHQDVERTHPKSANEMSELWGLKELYPENISIYSTSIKHIGQLKAAFNAFGNILVHGTTSPTDVQVS